Proteins co-encoded in one Cucurbita pepo subsp. pepo cultivar mu-cu-16 chromosome LG15, ASM280686v2, whole genome shotgun sequence genomic window:
- the LOC111811265 gene encoding glycoprotein 3-alpha-L-fucosyltransferase A-like, which translates to MGMFSKPKIFRTGTTHNDSMGFNGVSPASKWKWTHFLPLFVAMVVIAEIASLSRLDIAKNAAMVDSWVDLFYGPPPLQEEIEDVSTGITIDGVMGRVNCEEWLEKVDAVEYSRDFKRKPVLVSGSEKDWKTCDVGCQFGLNPGEQPDAALGSPQQGRVASVLRSMESSHYYPENNIDLARRKGYTVVMTTSLSSDVPVGYFSWAEYDIMAPVQPKTEPALAAAFISNCGARNFRLQALEALEKLDVKIDSYGSCHRNRDGRVDKVETLKRYKFSLAFENSNEEDYVTEKFFQSLVAGTIPVVVGTPNIKEFAPSPDSYLHIKEISDVESVAKSMKYLAENPKMYNQSLRWKHDGPSDSFKALVDMAAVHSSCRLCIHLATIIHEKEETSPEFKKRPCKCSRGSETVYHLYVRERGRFEMQSIFLRSGNLTLEALESRVLEKFKSLKHVPIWKQERPESLRGGDKLKLYRIYPVGLTQKQALYTFRFKGNDDFKTHIETHPCAKMEIIFV; encoded by the exons ATGGGTATGTTTTCAAAGCCAAAAATCTTTAGAACAGGAACGACCCATAATGATTCGATGGGTTTTAATGGGGTTTCTCCAGCAAGCAAGTGGAAATGGACCCATTTCTTGCCTCTGTTTGTAGCGATGGTGGTCATAGCAGAGATCGCTTCTCTAAGTCGGCTCGATATCGCGAAAAATGCGGCTATGGTGGACTCTTGGGTCGACTTATTCTATGGACCTCCGCCTTTGCAAGAAGAAATCGAAGATGTTAGCACTGGAATCACAATTGATGGAGTAATGGGTAGAGTTAACTGTGAGGAGTGGCTGGAGAAGGTGGATGCGGTGGAGTACTCTAGGGACTTCAAAAGGAAACCTGTTTTGGTTTCTGGGTCCGAGAAG GATTGGAAAACTTGTGATGTGGGATGCCAGTTTGGATTGAATCCTGGTGAGCAGCCTGATGCTGCATTGGGATCACCTCAACAAGGTCGAGTTGCTAGCGTCCTTCGGTCGATGGAATCGTCGCATTACTATCCAGAGAACAATATTGATTTGGCAAGACG GAAGGGTTACACTGTGGTTATGACCACTAGTCTTTCATCAGATGTTCCTGTTGGATATTTTTCGTGGGCAGAATACGACATAATGGCACCAGTGCAACCAAAGACCGAGCCTGCCCTTGCAGCTGCCTTCATTTCGAATTGTGGCGCGCGCAACTTTCGTTTGCAAGCTCTTGAAGCACTTGAGAAATTGGATGTCAAAATTGATTCATATGGTAGTTGCCACAGGAACCGCGATGGAAGAG TTGACAAAGTGGAAACTTTGAAGCGCTACAAGTTCAGCTTGGCTTTCGAGAATTCCAATGAGGAAGATTATGTCACAGAAAAgttttttcaatctcttgtTGCAG GAACTATTCCGGTGGTGGTTGGTACTCCAAATATCAAGGAGTTTGCTCCTTCTCCTGATTCATATTTGCATATCAAGGAAATTTCCGATGTCGAGTCGGTTGCCAAGTCCATGAAATACCTCGCAGAGAATCCCAAAATGTACAATCAATCACTAAG ATGGAAGCACGATGGTCCATCCGATTCGTTCAAGGCCCTTGTCGATATGGCAGCAGTACACTCATCGTGTCGCCTTTGCATCCACTTAGCAACCATCATCCACGAGAAAGAAGAAACCAGTCCCGAGTTCAAGAAACGACCGTGCAAGTGCTCTCGTGGCTCCGAAACGGTGTATCATTTATACGTAAGGGAGAGAGGGCGGTTCGAAATGCAATCCATTTTCTTGAG GTCGGGAAATTTAACGTTGGAGGCTTTAGAATCGAGAGTACTCGAAAAGTTCAAGTCTTTGAAACATGTCCCAATTTGGAAGCAAGAACGGCCTGAAAGCTTAAGAGGAGGAGATAAACTTAAGCTATATAGGATATATCCTGTTGGGTTGACACAGAAGCAGGCTTTATATACCTTCAGATTCAAAGGTAATGATGATTTCAAAACTCACATAGAAACACACCCTTGTGCTAAGATGGAAATCATATTTGTCTGA
- the LOC111811291 gene encoding transcription factor bHLH95-like encodes MSSLHHLPWALLNSCSDKDHFPPPPTQSGKKREAAAVAAERKSCGGAASAHDIHIWTERERRKKMRTMFANLHALLPHLPAKVDKSSLVDEAVNHIRTLQQTLQNLHKQKLERLNNDTNPSLSFSKIVHHPSARSSAATTREAFLADQASSTNDMSSTLFPQLSTVAAAGDNVVSILPSPPSSFQTWLSSNLVLNVCGHHAHFCICSVKKPGLFPTLCYVLEKHEIHVVSAHVSSDYHRSFFMIHAHVNGGYDEFEAATVAEDTFKEAAREIIFWLSS; translated from the exons ATGTCCAGCCTCCACCACCTCCCTTGGGCCCTCCTCAACTCCTGCTCCGACAAAGACCATTTCCCTCCGCCGCCCACGCAGTCcgggaagaagagagaggcggcggcggtggcggcggagaGAAAATCATGTGGCGGGGCCGCGTCCGCTCATGATATTCATATTTGGACGGAGAGAGAACGgcggaagaaaatgagaaccaTGTTCGCTAATCTTCATGCTTTGCTTCCTCATCTTCCTGCCAag GTAGACAAATCCAGTTTAGTAGACGAAGCAGTAAACCACATAAGAACCCTTCAACAAACCCTTCAAAATCTCCACAAACAAAAGCTGGAAAGGCTCAACAACGACACTAATCCATCTCTGAGCTTCTCCAAGATTGTTCATCATCCCTCCGCCCGTTCCTCAGCCGCCACGACCCGCGAGGCCTTCTTGGCCGACCAAGCTTCCTCCACCAACGACATGTCGTCCACTCTATTTCCTCAGCTTTCCACCGTCGCCGCTGCAGGCGACAATGTTGTTAGTATTCTCCCTTCGCCACCCTCCTCCTTCCAGACTTGGTTGTCCTCCAACCTCGTCTTGAATGTTTGCGGCCACCATGCCCATTTTTGTATCTGCTCCGTCAAGAAGCCTGGTTTGTTCCCCACGCTTTGTTATGTTCTTGAGAAGCATGAAATCCACGTTGTTTCGGCTCATGTCTCCTCGGATTACCATCGCTCCTTTTTTATGATTCATGCCCAT GTGAACGGAGGTTACGATGAATTTGAGGCGGCGACCGTGGCGGAAGATACATTCAAAGAAGCTGCGAGGGAGATCATCTTCTGGTTGTCTTCTTGA
- the LOC111811296 gene encoding caffeoyl-CoA O-methyltransferase 5, producing MASTNNEQENQNQAGRHQEVGHKSLLQSDALYQYILETSVYPREPESMKELRELTAKHPWNIMTTSADEGQFLNMLLKLINAKKTMEIGVYTGYSLLATALALPEDGQILAMDINRENYELGLPVIEKAGVAHKIEFKEGPALPVLDEMVADEKNHGSYDFIFVDADKDNYINYHKRLIDLVKVGGLIGYDNTLWNGSVVAPPDAPLRKYVRYYRDFVLELNKALAADPRIEICMLPVGDGITLCRRIN from the exons ATGGCATCCACCAACAACGAACAAGAAAACCAGAACCAAGCCGGAAGGCACCAGGAAGTCGGCCACAAGAGCCTCTTGCAGAGCGATGCTCTGTATCAG TACATTCTTGAGACGAGCGTTTATCCAAGAGAGCCTGAATCGATGAAGGAATTGAGAGAATTGACTGCCAAACATCCATG GAACATCATGACTACATCGGCGGACGAAGGACAGTTCTTAAACATGCTTTTGAAACTAATTAATGCGAAGAAAACGATGGAGATTGGAGTATACACTGGCTACTCTCTTCTCGCAACAGCCCTAGCACTTCCGGAAGACGGACAG ATTCTGGCTATGGATATTAACAGAGAAAATTACGAGCTCGGTTTACCGGTGATTGAGAAAGCCGGCGTTGCTCACAAGATCGAGTTCAAGGAAGGCCCCGCTCTCCCTGTTCTTGACGAGATGGTGGCTGAT gAGAAAAATCATGGAAGCTACGACTTCATCTTTGTGGACGCTGATAAAGATAACTACATAAACTATCATAAGAGATTGATCGATTTAGTGAAAGTTGGAGGATTGATCGGGTACGACAACACACTATGGAACGGATCAGTGGTTGCTCCACCCGACGCCCCATTGCGCAAGTATGTTAGGTACTACAGGGACTTTGTGTTGGAACTCAACAAGGCTCTCGCTGCTGATCCAAGGATCGAGATTTGTATGCTCCCTGTTGGTGATGGAATCACTCTCTGTCGTCGGATCAACTGA
- the LOC111811273 gene encoding abscisic acid 8'-hydroxylase 4-like gives MEALSVPLYIIISLFLLAFFSISFLKRNEQPKAQEALKLPPGSMGLPWFGETLQLYSQDPNIFFSEKQRRFGEIFKTNILGCPCVMLASAAAARFVFVTNAHLFRPTYPKSKETLIGPAALFFHQGNYHSNLRKLVQNSLCLERLRTTLVPHIEAAAISAADSWAATGHVVNTFLQMKKFSFEVAIVAVFGKLETQYSEKLKENYCILDKGYNSFPTRLPGTAYSKALSARKKLREILREIIVERREKGAAERDFVGQLLSYRDENGEGLSEEQIADNVIGVLFAAQDTTASVLTWILKYLHDSLKLFEAVRAEQMEIYRRNGEGKMPLSWAQIKDMPFTHRVVLESLRMASIISFTFREAVVDVEYKGYLIPKGWKVMPLFRNIHHNHDYFNDPHTFDPSRFEVAPRPNTFMPFGNGVHSCPGNELAKLEILILLHHLVTKFRWEVVGPQSGVQYGPFPVPVHGLPARFFKQTTTNQ, from the exons ATGGAGGCTCTCTCTGTTCCTCTCTACATTATAatatctctctttcttttagctttcttttccatttcatttctaaAGAGAAATGAACAGCCAAAAGCCCAAGAAGCTCTTAAGCTTCCTCCTGGTTCCATGGGTCTGCCATGGTTTGGAGAAACTCTGCAGCTTTATTCTCAAGATCCCAACATATTTTTCTcagaaaaacagaggag ATTTGGAGAGATTTTTAAGACCAACATTTTGGGATGTCCTTGTGTGATGTTGGCTAGCGCCGCCGCTGCCCGGTTTGTTTTCGTGACCAACGCCCATTTATTCCGGCCGACTTACCCTAAAAGCAAGGAGACTCTGATCGGCCCGGCGGCGCTTTTCTTCCATCAGGGTAACTACCATTCTAACCTCAGGAAGCTTGTTCAAAATTCTCTCTGTCTTGAACGCCTCAGAACTACTCTTGTTCCTCATATTGAAGCCGCCGCCATTTCCGCCGCCGATTCTTGGGCCGCCACCGGCCATGTCGTCAATACCTTCCTTCAAATGAAAAAG TTCTCTTTCGAGGTAGCGATTGTGGCGGTGTTTGGTAAGCTAGAAACTCAGTACAGCGAGAAGCTGAAAGAAAATTACTGCATATTAGACAAAGGCTACAACTCTTTTCCGACCAGATTACCAGGAACAGCATATTCAAAAGCATTATCa GCGAGGAAGAAGCTGAGAGAGATTCTgagagagataattgtggagCGGAGAGAAAAAGGGGCGGCGGAGAGAGATTTTGTGGGTCAGCTTTTGAGCTACAGAGATGAAAATGGAGAGGGATTGAGTGAGGAACAGATCGCCGACAACGTCATCGGAGTTCTGTTTGCGGCACAGGACACGACGGCGAGTGTTCTGACATGGATTCTGAAGTATCTTCATGACAGTTTGAAGCTGTTTGAGGCTGTCAGG GCAGAGCAGATGGAAATTTATAGAAGaaatggagaggggaagatgCCTCTGTCTTGGGCTCAGATTAAGGACATGCCCTTTACTCATAGG GTTGTATTAGAGAGCTTGAGGATGGCTAGCATCATATCCTTCACTTTTAGGGAGGCAGTGGTTGACGTGGAATATAAAG GGTATCTTATACCAAAGGGATGGAAGGTCATGCCCTTGTTTAGGAATATTCATCACAACCACGACTACTTCAATGATCCTCACACGTTCGATCCCTCTAGATTTGAG GTAGCCCCACGACCCAATACGTTCATGCCATTTGGTAATGGAGTACATTCTTGCCCGGGGAACGAACTTGCCAAGCTAGAGATCCTCATCTTACTTCATCACCTCGTGACCAAATTTAG GTGGGAAGTTGTGGGACCACAGAGCGGGGTTCAATATGGGCCATTCCCAGTGCCTGTCCACGGGCTACCGGCCagatttttcaaacaaacaacaacCAACCAATAG